From Paenibacillus sp. PvR098:
TTCGCTTTGACATAGGTAGCAAAAGACATTTCCGCAACATCAAACTCCAGGCGAAGCATTCTTCTGGAATTATGATCAACAAACTGTGCTTGAACGCCTTCGATATTCATCTCCGGAATGGATACAGTACCGTTCAAAATGGGTGAAGTCAATGCCGAAGGGATGGCCGACAATACAAGGTTCATCACCATGTTATTTTAAAGCATGAATTGTACTATCAAATTCGATGCACACATTTTTCGAGGGATCCCTAAGAATACCCATAGGTTCGCCTCCATCCCTTACAACTGCGATTTGCTCATCTAATAATTTCCTAAACATAATGATTCCTCTGTCCGTTGCGCCTAAATGCTCTGTTGAACGATCGTAAATATCTCCTTGGGTTTCTTGAGCCATTCGGTCTTGGTTCGCGAAGGCATAATGATGATCGTCCAATGCGAGTTTATAATCCCCTTCAGAGTCAAAGGTCATATCCAAAGTAATGTAATCTACAGAAGGTTCTTCCGGCTGCTCAGGAATGCTTCCGTCTTTGGATGGTCTGAAATAAACCGAAATCAGCAGTGTGTGCGTGTCATCGACGGGTACTCTCCATTGAACCAGATGGTCAGGAGTCTTGATCAACAAAATATTTGGAAAAATAAGCGGAGGCCTAGTCTCCTCTCCGGGATTGTCTCCTCCATAAATAATTTTTTTCTCAATTCCCCAATCACAGTATTTCCAATCGTATCCGGTAATGGGCCTGAGAAAAAATTCCCTTTCCTTTTTGCTGTGGCTCTCTCCCATGGCTTGAGCTTTGCTAGCCATATAGCCATGAAGATAAAAGGTATGGGTGGAATCCGCGGTATTCTCCTGTACCTGCAGCCAATTGCAATTTAAAATGGGTTGTACTTCAATTTTCCGGCTTCCATCCTGCCTTACCAAAGCCCCCCAATTGGGAAGCAGCGGCGGTTCACCAGGCCCCATATAGATAAACAATAAACCGCTCAGTTTTTGTACAGGGTATGCGTTCGTCAGTTTTTTATTTTGAAACGAGCTGTTATCAAATGGAATCTCAGTGACGACCCCTTCTTTATCATACTGCCAGCCATGATACGGACACCGAATTTTCCCATCCTCTACAAAACCGTAATAAAGCGAACAGCCCCTATGAGCACAACGTTCCGTAATACAACCATAGTCTCCGTTTTCATCTTGAAAAATCACCAGGTCTTCTCCTAAAATACGCACCCTTTTGGTTGGCTTCTTATTCAACTCGCTAGCTGGACATACGGGATGCCAATAACGTCGCAGAAGCTCCCCGCCCTGCGTGCCGGAACCAACCCTGGTAAGCAATTCATTCTTTGCTTTACTTAACATGATCTCTTTTCCCTCCTAAGTACCATGAGTTAAGTGATTCAGACTTAAAAAATAGCAAAGCATTTATTGGAATTAAACAAATGAGTCTCGATCAATTTCGTATGCTTAGGCTTTCTATTCGCCATGGCTCCAGCTAGACAAATCCAATTTCTTAATTCCATCTGACCGGAGTTTTCTATCTCATCAATGGATAAATTCCTCCATTCACTATGCCTGCCTTCAATCAATTCATTATATCGCTCTTTATCAAATTCAAAATCCGGATGCAGCCATCCTGTTTTTGACGTTAATGACGCATGAGACCAGCTTGACGAGCCTATGACGGCTACCTTCCAAGGACTGTCCTCCAAAATAGCTCCTAGTGCCATGCCAATTTCAAAACATCTGGCAGGCGTAGGCCCATTTGGCGTTTCCAAACCGTTATCAGAGACGAATTTTTGAAACCCACCGCGTAATAAACTTTTCCCATAGCAATTAACATGGAAGGGTATAACCGGATATGTAAACCCTTTCCTGTCATAATCCAAGTAATTTAGCGTGTTCGCAAAGGCATGAGCGATACCATTATAGTGATGCGGTTTAAACGAGAACGCCACATCAAATCCATGATGGTTTAATTTGTCGATGATATACCCCCCTCCTTCAACATGCCCTTTGTAGCTGAACTTTTGATCTTTAGGTTCATCCCAGAAGTTATTCACATCTTTCCCCTTTGACGCGCGAAGAAATGGAGGATCATGTAAAAATGGTTGAGCACTAATATCACCATAATTTAATACACAAAACTGCGGTACCAAATCCTCCCGAAAATTCTCATATTGATCGTCTCCAAAGATGACAACAAAGTCGGGATTAAACAGGTCGATCTCTTGCCGTATCCTTCTGAATTCATGAACTAACGCTTCTCGATGAGCTTTGGCTGCTAGAAGACCTTCATCTTCCCCCCATTCGTTCTTCATCGAAATAGGCCAATTGGAGGGATCCTTTTTCTCAACAGGAACTTTCCCGCTGCTTAGGATTCCTTTCAAAATATCCGCCATATGTTCATCCGGATACATAAGATTGGGAGAATGAGTTACACCAATACCTAATATTTGCCCCAATGTTTACACCACCATTCGAAATTTTTGATGCATCAGATTCGATGCATACATGCTTTTATTTGATTAGTTCTCTTGATATTTTATGGACTTCATTCGTGGATTCTCTTACATGTTCCTCGAGTTGTGGAATAAAGTACTCCTTCCCTTTCTGTGGAACCGAAGATGGTTTAACTGGAGGAACATCCAATCGCCTGCTATTATTATTTAGCGTCTTAGAAATATACGATTGTCCTTCTTTGGATAGGACCCAATGAATAAACACCTTTGTGGCATTGGGATGAGGAGGATTTTTAAAGACAGCGGGAGCTGTCCCCCCCACTGTGGCGTGCCCCACGTCCGGAGAATTTCCAGCATTATCAATGAAGCCTAAGTTGAGTCCCGCCTCCTTATATTTAATAAGCGTATCTTCCAGTATTTCAGGAATGGCTATTCCTTTTCCGCCACGAATGAATTGTTCCGTTGCCTCTTCATTTCCCCTTGTAATCATGGCTTCTTGATCAACAATTAATTTTTTAATTCCTTCTTCACCGTATTTATGATAAATGAAAGTTGAAAAAACAGCTGCTGAACCACCGCTTCGCGGATCTCCCCCCATCACAATTTTCCCTTTAAACATGGGATTGGTAAGAATGTCTCCAATATCATTGATTTTCACATCCGGAAACATATTCCTATTGATTGCAACGGTATTTACAGAATTCCATATTGAAAAAATATATTTTTTCTCTTGATCAAGAAATGCTGCCTTTAACCCTCCATCATAGACGGATCCATCCAATACTTCAGGATGCACTACATAATCCAGGAAAGGTTCAAATCCGCCTTCATTTTTCAAATCAAAAATTTTCAAATTGGTTCCGAACATCCAAACATCCCATAAATATTTTCCGGTTTTTTGTTCATTCGACACTCTTACCGGAAATTCCGGAACGGGTGCTGCGGTCACCTCAAGCTTGATTCCGGGGTATGCCTTCTCGAATCCATCTTTAAAAGCATTGGCATAATCTGGTCTTGGAGGACAAGCGCAGTAAACGACCCCTTCCTTCTTAGCAGCCTCAAGAATGGCCTCCCATTTCGTGTCTTTTGCCGGCACGTTTGCGTTTGAATTATTTTCGCTTGTAACCGCTGCTTCCGGTGGATTGGATTGCGGTTGCCCGGAACACGATACGATGATAAGCATGGCTGCACAAATGGAAGTGATGAGCTTCATCATTCGAAGACGGTGCATGGTTTATAACACCTCCCAATTGGTAAGTTATTATTAAGGAACCAATTCGTTTGCTATTTTTTGAGCTTCTACCCTGATGGCTAACCCATCTTCTGTTTGTGAATAAAAATAGTGCGTTCCTTTTTTAGGTACAGACCCGGGATCGGCGACAGTGACATCGATACGTCGACTGTTTTGATTTAATTTCTGGGAAATAAGCTCTTGGGCTTCCTTTGATAAAAGCCAATTGATGAACACCTTCGTTGCATTAGGATGAGGCGGGTTCTTAAATACGGCAGGACTGGATCCGCCGACACTTGCCATCGAAATTTCAGGTTCATTCCCGGCGGATTCCAAATTAAATTTAACGCCGGCCTTTTCATACGGGATCAGTGTATCCCGGGTTGTATGGGGTAATCCTATAGCCTTTGAATTCCGTACCAAGTGTTCTGCAAGCTCTTGATTACCTTTTACAAAAAGAGGCTTTTGGTCTATTAATAATCTTTTAATGCCGTCTTTGCCCAGTTTTGAATAAATATACGCTAACCAATTGGATCCGGCTCCTCCGCCTCTCGGGTCCACCCATACGATCTGATTTTTGTACTTCGGATCCAAGAGGTCTTCTACTTTTGTTATTTTGGCATCCGGCAATAAATTACGGTTAATGCCAACATCATTGGTTTGGTACCACATAGAGAAAATAAACTTTTTCTCTTTGTCAAGAAATGCCGCTTCCAATCCCCCCTCATAAACAGAACCATTTAGAATTTCCGGCAATACAATATAGTCCTTGAAGGGTTCAAACCCACCTTGGTTTTTCAAATCATAGACCTCAGGTCCAGGACCGAACATATAGACATCCCATAAATATTTCCCCGCTTTTTGTTCGTTACCAACCCTGACAGGAAACTCGGGTAACGGAGCAGACGTTGTTTCGAGAGTGATTCCAGGGTATGCTGCTTCAAATCCTTCCTTCAGCACTTTAGAAAAATCCGGCCGTGGAGGACAAGCACAGTTCACGGTTTTCTCTTTTTTGGCGGCCGCCAAAACAGCATCCCAATCACCCTGCGTACCACTAGTGTTAGATGAGGAAGAATGGGGAGGATCTTGACCGGTTGATGAGCTCCTTGTTTCATCTTTAACCGTTGAACCGCCACTGCATGCTGTAATGAATAGAGCTGAAATGAATAGAGAAACGACTAATTTATGCTGCGTCCGTCTAAAATTCATACCAATGCCCCCTTTTTGTTCATGTCCAAAAAAATCGATTACAACATGGTTGAATTTTTTAGGCTTTATCATCTAAAGGGGTTTGGCCAGCCTGTCGAACTCTTCAGAAGTTGCCCAAACCAATGAAGCAACCTC
This genomic window contains:
- a CDS encoding Rieske 2Fe-2S domain-containing protein; this encodes MLSKAKNELLTRVGSGTQGGELLRRYWHPVCPASELNKKPTKRVRILGEDLVIFQDENGDYGCITERCAHRGCSLYYGFVEDGKIRCPYHGWQYDKEGVVTEIPFDNSSFQNKKLTNAYPVQKLSGLLFIYMGPGEPPLLPNWGALVRQDGSRKIEVQPILNCNWLQVQENTADSTHTFYLHGYMASKAQAMGESHSKKEREFFLRPITGYDWKYCDWGIEKKIIYGGDNPGEETRPPLIFPNILLIKTPDHLVQWRVPVDDTHTLLISVYFRPSKDGSIPEQPEEPSVDYITLDMTFDSEGDYKLALDDHHYAFANQDRMAQETQGDIYDRSTEHLGATDRGIIMFRKLLDEQIAVVRDGGEPMGILRDPSKNVCIEFDSTIHALK
- a CDS encoding extracellular solute-binding protein, whose translation is MMKLITSICAAMLIIVSCSGQPQSNPPEAAVTSENNSNANVPAKDTKWEAILEAAKKEGVVYCACPPRPDYANAFKDGFEKAYPGIKLEVTAAPVPEFPVRVSNEQKTGKYLWDVWMFGTNLKIFDLKNEGGFEPFLDYVVHPEVLDGSVYDGGLKAAFLDQEKKYIFSIWNSVNTVAINRNMFPDVKINDIGDILTNPMFKGKIVMGGDPRSGGSAAVFSTFIYHKYGEEGIKKLIVDQEAMITRGNEEATEQFIRGGKGIAIPEILEDTLIKYKEAGLNLGFIDNAGNSPDVGHATVGGTAPAVFKNPPHPNATKVFIHWVLSKEGQSYISKTLNNNSRRLDVPPVKPSSVPQKGKEYFIPQLEEHVRESTNEVHKISRELIK
- a CDS encoding extracellular solute-binding protein codes for the protein MIKPKKFNHVVIDFFGHEQKGGIGMNFRRTQHKLVVSLFISALFITACSGGSTVKDETRSSSTGQDPPHSSSSNTSGTQGDWDAVLAAAKKEKTVNCACPPRPDFSKVLKEGFEAAYPGITLETTSAPLPEFPVRVGNEQKAGKYLWDVYMFGPGPEVYDLKNQGGFEPFKDYIVLPEILNGSVYEGGLEAAFLDKEKKFIFSMWYQTNDVGINRNLLPDAKITKVEDLLDPKYKNQIVWVDPRGGGAGSNWLAYIYSKLGKDGIKRLLIDQKPLFVKGNQELAEHLVRNSKAIGLPHTTRDTLIPYEKAGVKFNLESAGNEPEISMASVGGSSPAVFKNPPHPNATKVFINWLLSKEAQELISQKLNQNSRRIDVTVADPGSVPKKGTHYFYSQTEDGLAIRVEAQKIANELVP